In one Brevibacillus choshinensis genomic region, the following are encoded:
- a CDS encoding DUF3307 domain-containing protein, protein MNHFSAFDILLIAHLIGDFLLQTEWMAKYKAERWIPLLTHCLVYTFTVTLLAFLFVPGGLSFWAILLIFVSHIMLDRRSFVYFWYRKVMQVTDDRSKWLMIISDQVFHLIILGVALAIS, encoded by the coding sequence GTGAATCATTTTAGCGCTTTTGATATTCTTTTGATCGCCCACTTGATTGGAGATTTTTTGCTGCAGACAGAGTGGATGGCTAAGTATAAGGCAGAACGATGGATTCCTTTATTGACTCACTGTCTCGTATATACTTTCACAGTCACTTTACTAGCTTTTCTATTTGTACCGGGTGGACTCTCTTTTTGGGCGATCTTGCTTATCTTTGTCTCGCATATCATGCTGGATCGTCGCAGCTTCGTTTATTTTTGGTATCGAAAGGTCATGCAAGTCACGGATGACAGAAGCAAGTGGCTGATGATCATCAGCGATCAAGTCTTCCATCTCATCATTCTGGGGGTGGCACTGGCGATCAGCTAA
- a CDS encoding Crp/Fnr family transcriptional regulator, translated as MKKAHFLRNFPFFQDLEKEDLDKLSPLFLTRTYEKDTDVFREGEAGDELYIIHSGIVKIYRDDEVRDIILAIFRDDDFFGEMALLGNEQVRSASAKTMEKTVLYVLKRKDFVSLVHDTPKISLRILETALDRLRKTNEMITDLTMRDARTRIIKMMHRLIEKHGVSQKSGVLIDLKLTHQQIADMTGTVRETVTKVLLDLQNQQAIEVKKKKIYICNLAEFERLVET; from the coding sequence ATGAAAAAAGCGCATTTCCTTCGTAATTTTCCGTTTTTTCAGGATTTGGAAAAAGAAGATCTGGACAAGTTGAGTCCGCTATTTTTGACTCGCACCTATGAAAAGGACACCGACGTTTTTCGAGAAGGCGAAGCCGGCGATGAGCTATACATTATTCATTCGGGTATCGTCAAAATTTATCGCGATGACGAGGTACGAGATATCATTCTCGCCATTTTCCGGGATGACGATTTTTTCGGCGAAATGGCCTTGTTGGGGAATGAGCAAGTACGCTCGGCCTCTGCCAAAACGATGGAGAAGACCGTTTTGTACGTCCTGAAGCGAAAAGATTTTGTCTCCTTGGTTCACGACACTCCGAAGATCTCGTTGCGGATATTGGAAACAGCCCTCGATCGCCTGCGCAAGACAAACGAAATGATCACAGACTTGACCATGCGCGATGCGCGGACCCGCATCATCAAAATGATGCACCGCCTGATCGAAAAGCATGGTGTCTCGCAAAAATCGGGAGTACTAATCGATTTGAAGCTGACACATCAGCAAATCGCTGACATGACAGGAACGGTTCGTGAAACGGTGACGAAAGTATTGCTGGATCTTCAAAATCAGCAAGCTATTGAAGTGAAGAAAAAGAAAATATACATCTGCAATCTAGCAGAATTTGAACGGTTGGTCGAAACGTAG
- a CDS encoding CHASE2 domain-containing protein, with amino-acid sequence MKKTIWKLSLFGNLLVVLIGAALFFGDALYKLNYAVYDYDMKQSMSHAPHEDIIVIDIDQESLDLIGTFPWSRDTYIPLLEAVSEAKVVGFDITFNTKSEDPSIDEAFAAELAMHDNVIIPSIVELESFFRTETTVIKGQLIKGQSLIKSIPEIASAAKTAHINAALDEDGVIRRTWLMLDTPEGNIPSLAYRIAEMYGADVKHYLTDHPQAELPIKYDGTTKDFMNIPFYQVLNGEVPPETFKDRIVLIGMAAAGSDAQPTPIDNHMYLVYAHANIVNQLLHDEKITMVDDLLILALMLVVFLFTIWFTWRLKPLYSIGLVIVVSFILLYGQWLFFDKKLIYLSVVLPFVTLFSTFFVNIAAKTYIETRQKQFITRQFGRYISPELVRQIAKGEVELQLGGVNKELSILFLDIRGFTPLSEKLRPEEIVDFLNMMFDMITTQVLKNHGTIDKFIGDAAMVLFNAPLDVPDHEYYAVKTAYDIQQGMEQVRKEIWEKHQVEVSIGIGINTGEVVVGNIGSYLRVDYTAIGDHVNTAARIESNATANQTLVSEATYERTRDYFAYQYIGEKWMKGKATGVKLYEVTEFVKSPDK; translated from the coding sequence ATGAAAAAAACGATTTGGAAGCTCTCTTTATTCGGAAATCTATTAGTCGTCCTGATAGGCGCTGCTCTCTTTTTCGGTGATGCCTTATACAAATTAAATTACGCTGTCTATGATTACGACATGAAACAGAGCATGAGTCACGCTCCCCACGAAGACATTATCGTCATCGACATCGATCAGGAATCACTTGATTTGATAGGAACGTTCCCCTGGTCTCGCGACACATATATTCCACTGCTAGAAGCCGTATCAGAAGCTAAGGTCGTCGGGTTTGACATCACCTTTAATACCAAAAGTGAAGATCCCAGTATCGACGAAGCATTCGCTGCCGAGCTCGCCATGCACGACAACGTCATCATTCCTTCTATCGTGGAGCTGGAAAGCTTTTTCCGCACAGAAACAACGGTCATCAAAGGGCAACTCATCAAAGGGCAATCGCTGATCAAATCCATTCCCGAGATTGCATCCGCTGCGAAGACGGCTCACATCAATGCGGCACTCGATGAGGATGGCGTGATTCGGCGCACATGGCTCATGCTCGACACTCCCGAAGGTAACATTCCTTCTCTGGCCTATCGGATCGCTGAGATGTACGGGGCAGATGTGAAGCATTATCTGACAGACCACCCCCAAGCGGAATTGCCTATCAAATATGACGGGACCACCAAAGACTTTATGAACATCCCATTTTACCAGGTGCTGAATGGGGAAGTTCCGCCCGAGACTTTCAAAGATCGTATTGTCCTGATCGGTATGGCTGCTGCAGGAAGCGATGCTCAGCCTACGCCGATCGATAATCATATGTATTTGGTCTACGCTCACGCCAATATTGTCAATCAATTGCTCCATGACGAGAAGATTACGATGGTCGACGATCTGCTGATACTGGCTTTGATGCTAGTCGTGTTCCTGTTTACGATCTGGTTTACGTGGCGGTTGAAGCCATTGTACAGCATCGGACTCGTGATTGTGGTTTCGTTCATCCTCTTGTATGGACAATGGCTCTTCTTTGACAAAAAGCTCATCTATTTGTCAGTCGTGCTTCCGTTCGTTACCTTGTTCTCAACCTTCTTTGTGAATATCGCTGCCAAAACGTATATCGAAACGAGACAAAAGCAATTTATTACCCGTCAATTCGGGCGATACATTTCACCGGAGCTCGTGCGGCAAATTGCCAAAGGCGAAGTGGAGCTTCAGCTCGGCGGTGTAAACAAGGAGCTTTCCATCCTGTTCCTGGATATTCGCGGCTTTACTCCTCTCTCGGAAAAACTGCGTCCGGAAGAGATCGTCGACTTTTTGAACATGATGTTCGACATGATCACGACTCAGGTACTCAAGAATCACGGAACCATCGACAAATTTATCGGCGATGCGGCGATGGTCCTCTTTAACGCCCCGCTGGATGTTCCGGATCACGAATACTACGCTGTGAAAACGGCTTATGACATTCAACAAGGCATGGAACAGGTGCGTAAAGAGATCTGGGAAAAGCACCAGGTAGAAGTGAGCATCGGCATCGGGATCAACACAGGCGAGGTCGTTGTTGGTAACATCGGATCTTACCTGCGTGTGGACTATACGGCCATCGGCGATCACGTGAATACGGCGGCACGGATCGAGTCGAATGCAACGGCCAATCAAACATTAGTATCAGAAGCAACGTACGAACGTACCCGAGATTATTTCGCTTATCAATACATCGGCGAGAAATGGATGAAAGGAAAAGCGACAGGCGTCAAGCTGTACGAAGTGACTGAATTTGTGAAATCACCGGACAAGTAA
- a CDS encoding Ig-like domain-containing protein: protein MFMKRRETSFLAGWRSLFLFVIIGCLLVGGVKTVAAAETSRAAKVESVTGTVQIKKAGGTKEYKAFKSMSLNQGDLITTGVKSSIVLNMAETAEVTVSENTVVYLSELQEAVTGKKTDLKAWSGSVYFKVKPLTKKQDSFTISTPTAVMGVRGTQLLVGIDPFTGSSSVFVGSGTVATNSLDKRDSHYVYPGMMGTYFQQRPGEDASLPDSTASVIQPEDLINSLSPAIIEAIIRSKQTMDEEQDHFINQLRQKLPADISQSLQLLSQDDLSKYEQNLYNLVNSLIVKALEENKISKEQIADLIQQANANQDLIRKIDLDSPSTLDLPSAQKAERKKQLEAQEKRKQQAEQEQKKKQEQQAANADLIAKLQAERERLAKLNEEAQKEAQRKAQEQLEKDNPNAAGSTPGSSGGSGSGGGSGGSGGSGSGGSGSGGDDKEDATIERIQPLSLETYLLKSYTLPATVQAVMSTGTKTAVPVSWNKKADTNLTGIFTFEGTVKGYEPKIQATLKVVAPLGSPVPLLQQRLLFEKGIVLDFGAMNLPSKATATLQTVSPTLPADRTLSTAGPIIDFQFSGIEIKEPVTISFPVDAKASQGQVGIFHWNGSDDWEYVPTSVSAGIATATVSHFSAYGVLQAQQVADVTAAPVEGLVDNGTSISLSTQTPGATIYVKRGDRFKEYTAGDRLTVPGDGETIEAYAAKRNMRDSNTVRLVYSTAQASVIDSQHISVSFSQPIDVSSYDIDIPGLPIASVERTGNSGLTITLATDTAEMPLQSYSVQFFEGSRYVAQSNSFQLGKVPPTPSIEDIEVQLDGIFNESGDFSWDRVEDATDYRIYLNSERIPDPYLEHNSDISRSYLYLNDLKPGKDYMLKVQALDSQGKTIAEGTLPFSTEPLPGLNIRVIERGSDWIKITWDPGHPNRNYRFYLDNDEDSEVQIWFNSGPYEYTFTGLTPDTEYTLLVKEITGDSPSAQGQKTVRTLSEDSPPPSVEELTIIIDDDFIDGKQGFHWVTVPHATTYIIALNNEEQPNSSVEDDEGFSRTALYGLTTSIEYEIRVKIYDESDILIAEGSLLFTPREPSNPDEPSNPDEPSSPDEPSNPDEPRNPDEPSSPDEPSNPDEPSNPEGTIA from the coding sequence ATGTTTATGAAAAGGCGAGAAACAAGCTTCTTGGCAGGATGGCGAAGCCTCTTTTTGTTTGTCATCATCGGCTGCTTGCTTGTTGGAGGTGTCAAAACGGTCGCCGCGGCGGAAACCTCACGCGCGGCCAAAGTGGAGTCAGTCACCGGTACTGTCCAGATCAAGAAAGCCGGTGGCACCAAAGAGTACAAGGCATTTAAAAGCATGAGTCTGAACCAAGGCGATCTCATCACGACCGGGGTAAAATCCAGCATTGTTTTGAATATGGCGGAAACAGCCGAAGTAACCGTTAGTGAAAATACGGTCGTCTATCTATCCGAATTGCAAGAAGCCGTGACTGGTAAAAAGACCGACCTAAAAGCATGGTCTGGCTCGGTCTATTTTAAAGTCAAGCCGTTAACGAAAAAGCAAGACAGCTTTACGATTTCCACGCCTACGGCTGTCATGGGTGTGCGGGGAACGCAGCTTTTGGTTGGCATAGATCCCTTTACCGGCAGTTCATCTGTCTTTGTGGGGTCTGGTACAGTCGCTACCAATTCCCTCGATAAACGTGATAGCCATTACGTTTATCCGGGGATGATGGGAACCTACTTTCAGCAAAGACCAGGAGAAGATGCCTCCCTTCCAGATTCTACGGCTTCCGTTATTCAGCCTGAGGATCTGATCAACTCCCTTAGCCCTGCTATTATCGAGGCAATCATTCGCAGTAAGCAGACAATGGATGAAGAACAAGATCATTTTATCAACCAGCTGCGCCAAAAACTGCCTGCAGATATCTCCCAGTCGCTTCAACTGCTATCTCAGGATGATCTTAGCAAGTATGAGCAGAACTTGTATAACTTAGTTAACTCCCTGATCGTAAAAGCGCTGGAAGAAAATAAAATCTCAAAAGAACAGATTGCGGATCTAATCCAACAGGCAAATGCAAATCAAGACTTAATTAGAAAAATTGATTTGGATTCTCCTTCTACGCTTGACTTACCTTCTGCGCAAAAAGCAGAACGCAAAAAGCAATTGGAAGCACAAGAAAAACGCAAACAACAAGCAGAACAAGAACAAAAGAAGAAACAAGAGCAACAAGCCGCCAACGCTGATCTTATAGCCAAGCTACAGGCGGAAAGGGAACGATTAGCCAAGCTAAACGAAGAGGCACAAAAAGAAGCGCAGAGGAAAGCTCAAGAACAATTGGAGAAAGACAATCCAAACGCTGCGGGCTCTACTCCCGGATCCTCAGGCGGTTCAGGGTCGGGTGGTGGATCTGGAGGTTCTGGAGGGTCTGGTTCAGGGGGATCAGGCTCGGGTGGCGATGACAAAGAAGATGCTACCATTGAGAGAATTCAACCGCTCTCCCTAGAGACCTATCTCTTGAAATCGTATACGCTCCCAGCTACCGTTCAGGCTGTCATGAGTACCGGGACGAAAACTGCCGTTCCCGTTAGCTGGAACAAAAAAGCCGACACGAACCTGACTGGAATCTTTACATTCGAAGGAACAGTGAAAGGCTATGAGCCAAAAATTCAAGCAACGCTCAAGGTCGTCGCTCCACTCGGTTCTCCTGTCCCGCTCCTGCAACAACGCCTTCTCTTTGAAAAGGGAATCGTACTTGACTTTGGGGCAATGAATTTACCGAGTAAGGCAACTGCAACATTGCAAACTGTCTCCCCTACACTGCCAGCAGATCGTACTCTTTCAACTGCTGGACCGATCATCGATTTCCAATTTAGTGGGATCGAAATCAAGGAGCCTGTAACCATTTCTTTCCCTGTTGATGCAAAAGCTAGTCAGGGGCAAGTCGGTATCTTCCACTGGAACGGCAGCGATGACTGGGAATACGTCCCTACCTCTGTTTCCGCTGGGATAGCGACAGCAACCGTTAGCCACTTCTCGGCTTACGGGGTGCTACAGGCGCAACAGGTCGCTGACGTTACAGCTGCACCAGTAGAAGGGCTTGTCGATAACGGAACTTCTATTTCATTATCGACCCAGACGCCGGGAGCTACGATCTACGTGAAGCGCGGAGATCGCTTTAAGGAATATACAGCTGGCGACAGACTGACGGTACCAGGAGACGGAGAAACGATCGAAGCCTACGCCGCAAAGCGCAACATGCGCGACAGCAACACTGTCCGTCTCGTATACAGCACAGCTCAGGCTAGCGTGATTGACAGTCAACACATTAGTGTCAGCTTTTCACAGCCGATAGATGTTTCATCTTATGACATCGACATACCGGGACTGCCTATTGCATCCGTGGAGCGTACCGGAAACAGCGGGTTGACCATTACGCTAGCAACGGACACAGCGGAAATGCCGCTACAGTCTTATTCTGTGCAATTTTTTGAAGGTTCCCGCTATGTGGCGCAGAGCAATTCGTTTCAATTAGGGAAGGTGCCGCCAACTCCATCGATCGAAGATATTGAGGTTCAGTTAGATGGCATTTTCAATGAATCTGGGGATTTTAGTTGGGATCGTGTAGAAGACGCGACTGATTATCGCATTTACTTAAATAGTGAGCGGATTCCAGATCCATACCTTGAGCATAATTCCGATATTTCGAGAAGCTACCTTTACTTAAACGACCTCAAGCCCGGCAAAGACTATATGCTCAAGGTCCAGGCGCTAGACTCTCAGGGAAAAACCATCGCAGAAGGTACATTGCCGTTTAGTACGGAGCCTCTTCCTGGATTAAACATCAGAGTTATCGAAAGAGGTTCGGATTGGATTAAGATTACATGGGATCCAGGCCATCCTAATCGTAACTACCGTTTTTACCTCGATAATGATGAAGACTCGGAAGTCCAAATTTGGTTTAATTCTGGCCCCTATGAGTACACGTTTACTGGGCTTACACCTGATACAGAGTACACCCTTCTCGTGAAGGAAATTACTGGAGATTCCCCATCTGCCCAAGGTCAGAAAACAGTACGTACGTTATCAGAAGACTCTCCTCCACCATCTGTCGAGGAGCTCACTATCATCATAGACGATGACTTTATTGACGGGAAACAAGGGTTTCATTGGGTAACTGTCCCCCACGCCACCACGTATATCATTGCACTAAACAACGAAGAACAGCCGAATTCATCAGTTGAAGACGATGAAGGATTCTCGCGTACCGCTTTGTATGGCCTTACGACAAGTATTGAATATGAAATCAGAGTCAAGATTTACGACGAGTCAGATATTTTGATTGCAGAAGGCTCCCTTTTATTCACACCACGGGAACCGAGTAACCCGGATGAACCTAGTAACCCAGATGAGCCAAGTAGCCCTGATGAACCTAGTAACCCAGATGAACCTAGGAACCCAGATGAGCCAAGTAGCCCTGATGAACCTAGCAACCCAGATGAGCCGAGTAACCCAGAGGGAACGATCGCTTAG
- a CDS encoding NHL domain-containing protein, whose amino-acid sequence MKPLKQTIRMATLMIGLLALPTAAVTPALAEENVGQPAQTAPSVVTVAGNGLFGDDNGAALSASFRTPMSIALQPDGTVYIADTKSHLIRKLFQGNISTFAGFTFSEDSKGFPIGTLYDGAANLSVFQNPQGLSLDSQGNLYVADTGNHSIRKITSLGVSTIGGDGVMGNRDGKNGKDARFHSPADLAIAPDGTVYVADTLNHVIRKIAVDGTVTTLNSPSKRVVELSPGDAEPAGDFQDGPLETAKFNEPSGICLDATGNLYVSDTGNQRIRYIDLQRKTVTTVAGQTSSKYASNSLYMEGSYADGDAAMAQFQFPRGIAMTADGGLVIADSMNHVVRYLHDGKVSTLTGTLQDSKPETISTTDAVASPSVPFQLPVDVAVDTSGAIWVVDSFSNTVLQMHINKNDAGR is encoded by the coding sequence ATGAAACCACTCAAACAGACGATCCGGATGGCGACCCTCATGATCGGGCTGTTGGCACTCCCTACCGCCGCGGTCACTCCAGCTCTGGCCGAGGAGAATGTCGGGCAGCCTGCACAAACTGCCCCCTCAGTCGTTACCGTTGCTGGCAACGGACTATTCGGTGATGATAACGGTGCGGCCCTGTCCGCATCGTTTCGCACGCCGATGAGCATCGCCTTGCAACCGGACGGTACGGTATATATTGCTGACACCAAGAGCCACCTGATCCGCAAGCTTTTCCAAGGAAATATTTCGACCTTTGCTGGCTTTACCTTTTCCGAGGATTCCAAGGGCTTTCCGATCGGAACACTGTATGACGGAGCTGCGAATCTCTCTGTTTTCCAAAACCCACAGGGACTCTCTCTGGATTCACAAGGTAATCTGTACGTAGCGGATACCGGTAACCACTCCATTCGAAAGATTACCTCTCTAGGGGTAAGCACGATTGGCGGAGATGGCGTCATGGGCAACCGCGATGGCAAGAACGGAAAGGACGCCCGCTTCCATTCGCCAGCGGATCTCGCTATCGCTCCCGATGGTACAGTCTATGTTGCGGATACCTTGAACCACGTCATCCGTAAGATCGCTGTCGATGGTACCGTGACAACACTAAACAGTCCGTCCAAGCGAGTCGTGGAGCTGTCCCCGGGGGATGCAGAACCAGCAGGAGATTTTCAAGACGGTCCGCTGGAAACGGCCAAATTCAATGAACCAAGTGGAATTTGCCTAGATGCCACAGGAAATCTGTACGTCAGTGACACGGGCAACCAACGCATCCGTTATATTGACTTGCAACGAAAGACAGTTACTACTGTAGCAGGGCAAACCAGCTCGAAGTATGCTTCAAACAGCCTCTACATGGAGGGGAGCTACGCAGATGGTGACGCAGCCATGGCTCAATTCCAGTTTCCTCGGGGCATAGCGATGACCGCTGATGGCGGTCTGGTCATTGCGGACAGCATGAATCACGTCGTCCGCTACTTGCACGATGGAAAGGTCTCGACATTAACCGGGACCCTCCAGGATTCCAAGCCCGAAACAATCAGCACTACCGATGCCGTTGCTTCACCCTCTGTACCCTTCCAGCTTCCTGTCGATGTTGCGGTCGATACTTCCGGAGCGATTTGGGTAGTCGATTCCTTTAGCAATACCGTTCTTCAGATGCACATCAATAAAAATGACGCAGGAAGATGA
- a CDS encoding alkaline phosphatase family protein — protein MKGNRKHSFLLVLGLSLLIVSCKANHREELHLQSTATSSKPVIMILIDSLMDKPLREAIQKGSVPALQYLMAHGHYYPQMVSSFPTMSVTIDSTLLTGTYADQHHVPGLVWYSGKENRMIFYGNGPKETLKIDQPQVLVDAVYQLNHVQLNKQIKTIHEELAEKGKQSASINGLVFRGKTEHTLKVPPLLANTTSLPQQWKVTGPAMLSYAAFAQLDPANSKNAQLWDKYGMNNLFSAHDTAFLITQKKLPSVTIAYFPENDMAVHKKGVSQLKGIEKADQALQVVLNAYGSWDQAIKKAVWIVMGDSAQSAVLDDRQVATVDLRTLLNRYRIARLNQPVGTNEQIVISANERMAYIYVNDDKVPLSDVVKRLQNEGKLDLIAINDGKNVQVTAGKNNRTLTYRPGGEDKDEYGQTWTISGDPSLADITITNHRIKYGKYPDVLARLYGAMHSHEGRYVVVTIQPGYELVTESSPTHVGGGAHGSLHELDSLVPFLIVGTDTRPKTMRIVDVKDWIMQVVNE, from the coding sequence ATGAAGGGGAATCGGAAACATTCATTTTTGCTCGTGCTAGGGCTAAGTTTGCTGATCGTTAGTTGCAAGGCAAACCACAGGGAAGAACTACATCTGCAAAGTACCGCCACCTCTTCCAAGCCTGTTATCATGATACTCATCGATTCATTAATGGACAAACCCTTGCGTGAAGCTATCCAAAAGGGCAGCGTACCCGCTTTGCAGTATTTAATGGCACACGGACATTATTACCCGCAGATGGTCAGTTCCTTTCCCACTATGTCCGTGACGATAGACAGTACCTTGCTAACCGGAACCTATGCAGACCAGCATCATGTGCCAGGACTTGTTTGGTATAGTGGCAAAGAAAACCGCATGATCTTCTATGGAAACGGGCCAAAGGAAACATTGAAAATCGATCAACCACAAGTTCTCGTCGATGCTGTCTATCAGTTAAACCATGTTCAACTGAACAAGCAGATCAAGACGATTCATGAAGAACTCGCGGAAAAGGGCAAACAGTCCGCTTCCATTAATGGACTTGTCTTCCGAGGAAAGACAGAGCATACTCTGAAAGTACCACCCTTGCTCGCAAATACGACGTCATTGCCACAACAATGGAAAGTAACAGGACCCGCAATGCTCTCCTATGCGGCATTTGCACAACTAGACCCTGCCAATAGTAAGAATGCTCAATTGTGGGATAAATATGGGATGAACAACTTATTTTCCGCGCACGATACCGCCTTTCTGATCACGCAAAAGAAATTGCCGAGCGTAACGATCGCCTACTTCCCAGAGAATGATATGGCTGTGCATAAAAAGGGAGTCTCTCAATTGAAAGGCATTGAAAAGGCGGATCAAGCGTTGCAAGTCGTACTGAATGCGTATGGTTCGTGGGATCAGGCCATCAAAAAAGCCGTATGGATCGTTATGGGAGATAGTGCCCAGAGCGCTGTGCTGGATGATCGGCAAGTGGCTACTGTCGATCTAAGGACGCTTTTAAACCGATACCGCATAGCGAGATTGAACCAGCCAGTAGGGACTAATGAGCAGATCGTGATTAGTGCCAATGAACGGATGGCATATATCTACGTTAATGATGACAAGGTACCTTTATCAGACGTCGTGAAACGGTTGCAAAATGAGGGGAAGCTCGATCTCATAGCGATAAATGACGGAAAAAATGTGCAGGTCACAGCGGGCAAAAACAACCGTACGTTGACGTATCGCCCTGGCGGAGAAGATAAAGATGAATATGGGCAAACGTGGACAATATCGGGAGACCCGAGTCTGGCAGATATAACGATCACGAATCATCGAATCAAGTATGGGAAATATCCGGATGTATTGGCGAGGTTGTATGGGGCTATGCATTCTCATGAAGGTCGATACGTCGTAGTCACAATCCAACCCGGATATGAGCTCGTCACGGAAAGCTCCCCGACGCATGTCGGAGGAGGGGCTCATGGTTCCCTTCATGAATTAGATTCTCTGGTTCCATTCCTGATCGTTGGTACGGATACTCGGCCAAAAACGATGCGGATTGTAGACGTCAAAGACTGGATCATGCAGGTAGTGAATGAATAA
- a CDS encoding mandelate racemase/muconate lactonizing enzyme family protein, with protein sequence MKIISIEVFAAQLPLLRPFIVAYDVYHELPSIIVKITTDTGITGYGEGMPDSHVTGETFSSTYEMLVKDIGPLLIGENPFDIEKIHRIMSSAVYHAPTAKAAIDIACYDAMGKATSQPVYNLLGGKSHETLTVPYVVSILAPEEMARQAAQAVQDGYTSIKIKVGDNPLVDVKRIQAVREAIGADIQLRVDANQGWCDAATAMRVLKQVEDCQMEWIEQPVLADDLIGLAQVRQKTFIPVMVDEGLHGDKEMREIIDRQAADFINIKLMKCGGLYPACKLVAQAEMAGMRCQVGSMVESSVATAAGAHLSIAKEMIFSNEMVGPLMFSQDFGKLNYQKNELILSDRPGLGVEVDEEVVRRFSVHSAVIE encoded by the coding sequence ATGAAAATCATTTCGATTGAAGTATTCGCGGCACAGCTACCTTTACTGCGACCGTTCATCGTCGCTTACGACGTGTACCACGAGCTGCCGAGTATTATCGTAAAGATCACCACAGATACTGGAATCACAGGCTATGGGGAGGGAATGCCAGACTCCCATGTGACGGGAGAAACCTTTTCCAGCACGTACGAAATGCTCGTAAAAGACATCGGACCCTTGTTAATTGGGGAGAATCCCTTTGACATTGAAAAGATTCATCGCATCATGTCCAGTGCTGTCTATCACGCGCCGACAGCCAAGGCAGCCATCGATATCGCGTGCTACGACGCCATGGGAAAAGCGACAAGCCAGCCCGTCTACAATCTGTTAGGTGGCAAGTCTCATGAAACGCTGACCGTTCCTTATGTTGTAAGCATTCTCGCGCCGGAAGAAATGGCTCGCCAAGCCGCGCAAGCCGTACAAGACGGATATACGAGTATCAAGATCAAGGTAGGCGACAATCCACTGGTCGATGTGAAGCGGATCCAGGCTGTCCGTGAAGCGATTGGCGCTGACATCCAGCTGCGTGTGGACGCGAACCAAGGCTGGTGCGATGCTGCCACGGCTATGCGGGTGCTCAAGCAAGTCGAGGACTGTCAGATGGAATGGATCGAACAGCCGGTTCTGGCAGACGATCTGATTGGGTTGGCGCAGGTGCGGCAGAAGACGTTCATTCCCGTCATGGTAGATGAGGGACTGCACGGCGACAAGGAAATGCGCGAGATCATCGACAGACAGGCTGCCGACTTTATCAATATCAAGCTGATGAAATGTGGCGGTCTGTACCCTGCATGCAAACTGGTAGCTCAAGCAGAAATGGCAGGAATGCGCTGCCAGGTCGGCTCGATGGTAGAATCTTCTGTTGCGACCGCAGCGGGCGCACATCTTTCTATCGCAAAAGAGATGATTTTCTCGAATGAGATGGTGGGACCTCTGATGTTCTCCCAAGACTTCGGCAAGCTGAACTACCAGAAGAATGAACTGATCCTGAGTGACCGCCCGGGATTAGGGGTGGAGGTAGACGAGGAAGTCGTGCGTCGCTTCAGTGTTCACTCAGCGGTAATAGAATAG